The Leptotrichia sp. oral taxon 215 str. W9775 genome contains a region encoding:
- the rfaE2 gene encoding D-glycero-beta-D-manno-heptose 1-phosphate adenylyltransferase, with translation MKKKVKELQESGKKVVFTNGVFDILHVGHLTYLEEAGNLGDVLVVGVNSDRSVKTNKGDKRPINPEKFRAQMLLGLKFVDFTVIFDEKTPENLLDLLKPDIHVKGGDYRKEDLPETEIVEKNGGEVKILSFVDNISTTEIIKKIINVYSKNK, from the coding sequence ATGAAAAAAAAGGTTAAGGAACTACAGGAAAGCGGGAAAAAAGTAGTTTTTACAAATGGGGTGTTTGATATACTTCATGTTGGACATCTTACTTATCTTGAGGAAGCAGGAAATTTGGGAGATGTTCTCGTAGTTGGAGTAAACAGTGACAGATCTGTAAAAACAAACAAAGGGGATAAAAGGCCTATAAATCCTGAGAAGTTTAGAGCACAGATGCTTCTTGGATTAAAATTTGTTGATTTTACTGTAATATTTGATGAAAAGACACCGGAAAATCTTCTGGATTTATTGAAACCGGATATTCATGTAAAGGGTGGAGATTACAGGAAGGAAGATTTGCCAGAAACAGAAATTGTGGAAAAAAATGGTGGAGAAGTGAAGATACTTTCCTTTGTTGATAATATATCCACAACAGAAATTATAAAAAAAATAATAAATGTATATTCTAAAAATAAATAA
- the tsaE gene encoding tRNA (adenosine(37)-N6)-threonylcarbamoyltransferase complex ATPase subunit type 1 TsaE, giving the protein MKEKILTFEEIDRLAVKIAEKMKNGGCLGLIGDLGTGKTTFTKRICKEYNIHENIKSPTFTYVIEYTSGDVTVYHFDAYRIINPEEIYEIGFEDYIGEENAAVIVEWADNIIDEMPEHTVYIEISYNDETSRKISMYKLKNGEKEYVDFCNNNNN; this is encoded by the coding sequence ATGAAGGAAAAAATATTAACATTTGAGGAAATAGACAGGTTAGCTGTTAAAATAGCTGAAAAAATGAAAAATGGAGGCTGTCTGGGACTTATAGGAGATCTAGGTACCGGAAAAACAACCTTTACAAAAAGAATATGTAAGGAATACAATATTCATGAAAATATAAAGAGTCCTACATTTACATATGTTATTGAATATACTTCAGGTGATGTGACAGTATATCATTTTGATGCGTACAGAATAATAAATCCTGAAGAAATATATGAAATAGGATTTGAAGACTATATAGGTGAAGAAAATGCCGCTGTAATAGTTGAATGGGCAGACAATATAATAGATGAGATGCCTGAACACACAGTATATATTGAGATATCCTATAATGATGAAACAAGTAGAAAAATATCCATGTATAAATTAAAAAACGGAGAAAAAGAATATGTTGACTTTTGCAATAACAACAACAACTAA
- the tsaB gene encoding tRNA (adenosine(37)-N6)-threonylcarbamoyltransferase complex dimerization subunit type 1 TsaB translates to MLTFAITTTTKLAGISLHKDNKILGEIKIEVSRTHSTTILDQIEGLFAWTGEKLDNVGNVLVSIGPGSFTGVRIAISVVKGMFYGRNVNFYQVNELDALAYQAFYSLDSNFLSQNSGSDENSKIEIYSMIDSGKEKIYCAAYEAEASEEKLRQVGDYEVIKLEKLLEKLDNKNKKIVIIGDAGINYKEKIAGTLKNRALFLADDRMKISTATFMQMFLNNILEKSDIFQLKPDYLEKSQAERDKK, encoded by the coding sequence ATGTTGACTTTTGCAATAACAACAACAACTAAACTGGCAGGGATTTCCCTCCACAAGGATAATAAAATACTGGGAGAAATTAAAATCGAAGTTTCCAGAACCCATTCTACGACTATACTTGACCAGATAGAGGGCCTGTTTGCATGGACGGGAGAAAAACTGGATAATGTAGGAAATGTTCTGGTTTCAATAGGGCCAGGTTCCTTTACAGGAGTTAGGATAGCAATATCAGTAGTAAAAGGAATGTTTTATGGAAGAAATGTAAACTTTTATCAGGTGAATGAACTGGATGCTCTGGCTTATCAGGCATTTTACAGTTTAGACAGTAATTTTTTATCACAGAATAGTGGAAGTGATGAAAATAGTAAAATAGAAATATATTCCATGATAGATTCAGGGAAGGAAAAAATATATTGTGCAGCTTATGAGGCAGAAGCTTCAGAAGAAAAACTTAGACAGGTTGGAGATTATGAAGTGATTAAGCTTGAAAAATTGCTGGAAAAGCTGGATAATAAAAATAAAAAAATAGTAATTATTGGAGATGCAGGGATCAATTACAAGGAAAAAATTGCAGGAACACTAAAAAATAGAGCATTGTTTCTGGCAGATGACAGAATGAAAATATCAACTGCAACATTTATGCAAATGTTTTTAAATAATATATTGGAAAAAAGTGACATTTTTCAGTTAAAGCCTGACTACTTGGAAAAATCTCAGGCGGAAAGGGATAAAAAATAA
- the ftsY gene encoding signal recognition particle-docking protein FtsY: MGLKDRLAAPKKGFFGKLKEVLLGKAIDDDLYEELEELLIQSDIGMKMTMQLVEELEKQVSKKKLKTSEAVYDQLKELLKEKLISNNSSDESSGVKIKDGELNIILVVGVNGVGKTTSIGKIANQLKNQGKKVIIGAGDTFRAAAIEQIEEWGKRTGIEVVKQAQGSDPAAVIFDAVSTAKNRNFDVVILDTAGRLHNKKDLMKELEKINKIIRQQSGQEKIETLLVIDSTTGQNGLEQARVFNEIVELTGIILTKFDGTAKGGIIFPISEELQKPIKFIGVGEGIEDLKEFNVKEFVEAMFD, from the coding sequence ATGGGTTTAAAAGATAGACTTGCAGCACCTAAAAAAGGATTTTTTGGGAAACTTAAGGAAGTGCTTTTAGGAAAGGCTATTGATGATGATCTGTATGAAGAACTGGAAGAACTGTTAATCCAGTCTGATATAGGAATGAAAATGACTATGCAGCTTGTGGAAGAGCTGGAAAAACAAGTGAGTAAAAAGAAACTGAAAACATCTGAAGCTGTGTATGACCAGCTAAAGGAACTGCTGAAGGAAAAACTTATAAGCAACAATTCCTCAGATGAAAGTTCAGGAGTAAAGATAAAAGACGGTGAACTTAATATAATCCTTGTTGTGGGAGTAAATGGTGTCGGAAAGACAACTTCCATAGGGAAAATAGCTAATCAGCTTAAAAATCAAGGGAAAAAGGTTATAATAGGAGCTGGAGATACATTCAGGGCAGCTGCGATAGAGCAGATTGAGGAATGGGGAAAAAGGACAGGTATTGAAGTTGTAAAACAGGCTCAGGGAAGTGATCCGGCAGCAGTAATATTTGATGCTGTGAGCACTGCTAAAAACAGAAATTTTGATGTTGTAATACTTGATACGGCAGGAAGACTGCACAATAAAAAAGATTTGATGAAGGAACTTGAAAAAATAAATAAAATAATAAGACAGCAGTCAGGTCAGGAAAAAATTGAGACATTGCTTGTTATAGACAGTACAACTGGCCAAAATGGATTAGAGCAGGCAAGGGTATTTAACGAAATTGTGGAACTGACAGGGATAATCCTTACAAAATTTGACGGGACTGCAAAGGGTGGAATCATTTTCCCAATATCTGAAGAATTACAGAAACCAATTAAGTTTATAGGAGTTGGTGAAGGAATAGAAGATCTGAAGGAATTCAATGTAAAGGAATTTGTGGAAGCAATGTTTGATTAG
- the pta gene encoding phosphate acetyltransferase → MLVANLTEELKERAKKLGKTIILPETEDERVLRAAEKVLAEGIAKVALVGNEKKIKEDAEKLGVSLEGAIIYDPENCATIDEMAEILRQKREKKGMTFETAKATLLSDPRFFGAMLVYQGRVDGMVAGSNSPTAHVLRSAILTIGPKPGLKTVSSSFIMVTKTPEFGDNGTFIYADGGVIPNPTAMQLADIAISSAEKARKTVGMKEPKVAFLSFSTKGSADGESVTKVREAIEILKERNVDFEFDGEFQLDAAIVPEVAKAKAPGSKVAGHANVLIFPDLNSGNIGYKLTQRLAGAKALGPLIQGLASPVHDLSRGCSVEDIVEVVAITAVESDQK, encoded by the coding sequence ATTTTAGTGGCAAACTTAACGGAAGAATTGAAAGAAAGAGCAAAAAAATTAGGAAAGACAATTATCCTACCTGAAACAGAAGATGAAAGGGTTCTTAGGGCAGCTGAAAAAGTTTTAGCTGAAGGAATTGCCAAAGTGGCACTTGTAGGAAACGAAAAAAAGATTAAGGAAGATGCAGAAAAACTGGGTGTTTCTCTGGAAGGAGCAATTATATACGATCCTGAAAACTGCGCTACAATAGATGAAATGGCAGAAATTTTGAGACAAAAAAGAGAGAAAAAAGGAATGACATTTGAAACTGCAAAGGCAACATTGCTTTCAGATCCAAGATTTTTTGGGGCAATGCTAGTTTACCAAGGAAGAGTAGACGGAATGGTTGCAGGGTCAAATTCACCTACAGCACATGTTTTAAGATCAGCAATATTGACAATAGGGCCTAAACCTGGGTTGAAAACAGTATCAAGCTCGTTTATAATGGTAACAAAAACTCCTGAATTTGGAGATAATGGAACATTCATATATGCAGATGGAGGAGTTATACCTAATCCTACTGCTATGCAGCTTGCAGACATTGCAATTTCAAGTGCAGAAAAGGCAAGAAAAACAGTTGGAATGAAAGAACCGAAAGTAGCATTCCTGTCATTCTCTACAAAAGGAAGTGCAGATGGAGAATCTGTAACAAAAGTTAGAGAAGCTATAGAAATTTTAAAAGAAAGAAATGTAGATTTTGAATTTGACGGAGAATTCCAGCTTGATGCGGCAATTGTTCCTGAAGTGGCAAAGGCTAAAGCACCAGGTTCAAAGGTGGCAGGGCATGCAAATGTTCTTATATTCCCTGATTTAAATTCAGGAAATATTGGGTACAAGCTAACTCAGAGATTGGCAGGAGCTAAGGCGTTAGGACCGTTAATTCAAGGATTGGCAAGTCCTGTTCACGATCTTTCGAGAGGATGCAGTGTAGAAGATATAGTTGAAGTTGTTGCTATAACAGCTGTAGAATCAGACCAAAAATAA
- a CDS encoding acetate/propionate family kinase — MKILVINSGSSSLKFELIDMTNEKTLAKGICERVGIANPIFTYKNLVKGTKIDKQEAPMENHSIAIDLVLKTLQDKEHGVITNVDEIDAIGHRVVHGGEYYDDSVVVDDEVIKNLEDVSALAPLHNPANIMGIKVMKELLPDKKNVVVFDTAFHQSMLPEAYMYAFPYEDYTELKVRKYGFHGTSHKYVSELVREVLGKEDSKIIVCHLGNGASISAVKNGKVVDTSMGLTPLAGVMMGTRTGDADPAAALYVMEKRGLSLKEIDTRMNKKSGILGIFGESSDFRDLEAAMEAGNERAKLAYDMFCYRVKIYIGAYAAAMDGVDAIAFTGGIGENGSDPRETICEGLGYLGLKFDAEKNKERISGTVELSKPDSKVKVYKVETNEELVIARDTYRLTK, encoded by the coding sequence ATGAAAATACTAGTAATTAACAGCGGAAGTTCATCTTTAAAATTTGAACTTATTGACATGACAAACGAAAAAACACTTGCTAAAGGGATTTGTGAAAGAGTGGGTATAGCTAACCCTATCTTTACATACAAAAATTTAGTAAAGGGAACAAAAATTGATAAACAGGAAGCTCCTATGGAAAATCATTCTATTGCGATAGACCTTGTTCTGAAAACATTACAGGACAAAGAACATGGTGTAATAACAAATGTTGACGAAATTGATGCAATAGGACACAGAGTCGTTCATGGTGGAGAATATTATGATGATTCAGTAGTTGTAGATGATGAAGTTATAAAAAATCTTGAAGATGTATCAGCACTTGCCCCACTTCATAACCCGGCAAACATAATGGGAATAAAAGTTATGAAGGAACTTCTTCCAGACAAGAAAAATGTTGTAGTATTTGATACAGCTTTCCATCAGTCTATGCTTCCTGAAGCATATATGTATGCATTCCCATACGAAGACTATACTGAATTAAAAGTAAGAAAATATGGATTCCACGGAACTTCCCACAAGTATGTAAGTGAACTGGTAAGAGAAGTTTTAGGAAAAGAAGATAGCAAAATAATTGTCTGCCATTTGGGAAATGGAGCAAGTATATCAGCAGTAAAAAATGGAAAAGTTGTAGATACTTCAATGGGGTTGACACCTCTTGCAGGAGTTATGATGGGAACAAGAACAGGAGATGCTGATCCTGCCGCTGCTCTTTATGTAATGGAAAAAAGAGGTCTTTCTTTAAAGGAAATAGACACAAGAATGAATAAAAAATCAGGAATCTTAGGGATTTTTGGAGAAAGTTCAGATTTCAGAGATCTGGAAGCAGCAATGGAAGCTGGAAATGAAAGAGCTAAACTTGCTTATGATATGTTCTGCTACAGAGTTAAAATATATATAGGTGCATATGCTGCCGCAATGGACGGAGTAGATGCCATAGCCTTTACAGGAGGAATAGGAGAAAATGGTAGCGATCCTAGAGAAACTATATGTGAAGGATTAGGATATCTAGGGTTGAAGTTTGATGCTGAAAAGAATAAAGAAAGAATTTCAGGAACAGTTGAATTATCAAAACCTGATTCAAAAGTAAAAGTATATAAAGTTGAAACTAATGAAGAACTTGTAATTGCAAGAGATACTTATAGACTTACAAAGTAG
- a CDS encoding type B 50S ribosomal protein L31: protein MKKNIHPEYKFVVFEDTSNGEKFLGKSTKYSKETTTFEGQEYPVIKVATSSTSHPFYTGKSKFVDETGRVDKFKKKYNL, encoded by the coding sequence ATGAAAAAAAATATACATCCTGAATATAAGTTTGTAGTATTCGAAGATACAAGTAATGGTGAAAAGTTTTTAGGAAAATCAACAAAGTATTCTAAAGAAACAACAACTTTTGAAGGACAGGAATATCCTGTAATAAAAGTTGCTACAAGTTCAACATCACACCCGTTCTATACAGGTAAATCTAAATTCGTTGATGAAACAGGAAGAGTTGATAAATTTAAGAAAAAATATAACTTATAA
- the upp gene encoding uracil phosphoribosyltransferase, which produces MAVFELKHPLIEHKLTNLRSKNTDTKLFRESLNEIAGLMVYEATKHLPLKEIETETPIQKTRTKVLDEPVTLVPILRAGLGMIDGILQLLPNAKVGHLGVYRNEETLEPVYYYAKMPANVAESQVFVVDPMLATGGSMIYTLNYLKDKGVKNITMLCIIGAPEGIKKVLEKHPDVDLYIAAIDDGLNENAYIYPGLGDAGDRIFGTK; this is translated from the coding sequence ATGGCAGTTTTTGAATTAAAGCATCCGCTAATAGAGCATAAACTTACAAACTTAAGAAGTAAAAATACAGATACTAAGCTTTTCAGGGAAAGTCTTAATGAAATAGCAGGTTTAATGGTATATGAAGCAACAAAACATTTACCATTGAAGGAAATTGAAACAGAAACTCCTATTCAAAAAACTAGAACAAAAGTTCTTGATGAGCCTGTAACACTTGTTCCTATCCTTAGGGCAGGATTGGGAATGATAGATGGAATATTACAGCTTCTACCAAATGCAAAGGTAGGCCATCTTGGAGTATATAGAAATGAAGAAACTCTGGAACCTGTATATTATTACGCAAAAATGCCTGCAAATGTTGCTGAAAGTCAAGTATTTGTAGTTGATCCGATGCTTGCAACTGGTGGTTCAATGATTTACACACTTAATTATTTAAAGGATAAAGGTGTAAAAAATATTACAATGCTATGTATAATAGGAGCACCTGAAGGAATTAAAAAAGTTCTTGAAAAACATCCTGATGTGGATCTGTATATTGCCGCAATTGATGACGGACTTAATGAAAATGCCTATATTTATCCAGGTTTAGGAGATGCAGGAGATAGAATTTTTGGAACAAAATAA